One window from the genome of Spiractinospora alimapuensis encodes:
- a CDS encoding glutamate synthase subunit beta, translating into MADPKGFLNVTSRELPASRPVDIRIQDWREVYEEIENRTVERQAARCMDCGIPFCHNGCPLGNLIPEWNDLVYRSDWSEAIERLHATNNFPEFTGKLCPAPCEAACVLGINQPAVTIKQVEASIIERAWNEGVVRPHPPEERTGKRVAVVGSGPAGLAAAQQLTRAGHTVTVYERADRPGGLLRYGIPEFKMEKRHLDRRLEQMRAEGTEFRTGVDVGNDLTVRELRAEHDAVLLAGGATLWRDLPVPGRELHGVHQAMEYLPLANKVQEGDLDTPPITAAGKDVVVIGGGDTGADCVGTAHRQGARSVTQLEIMPKPPRERPDAQPWPTYPMLYKVTSAHEEGGERVYSVNTQEFLGDDQGHVRGLRLVEVRRGETGFEAVPGTERDIPAQLVTLALGFTGPERDGLLTDLGVELDGRGVVTRDDAYRTSVDGVYCAGDMGRGQSLIVWAIAEGRSAAAAVDRALSGHTELPAPIPPTARALV; encoded by the coding sequence ATGGCCGACCCCAAGGGTTTCCTCAACGTCACCTCACGGGAACTCCCCGCGAGCCGCCCCGTCGACATCCGAATCCAGGACTGGCGCGAGGTGTACGAGGAGATCGAAAACCGCACCGTCGAACGCCAGGCCGCCCGCTGCATGGACTGCGGGATCCCGTTCTGCCACAACGGATGCCCACTCGGGAACCTCATCCCCGAGTGGAACGACCTCGTGTACCGCTCCGACTGGAGCGAGGCGATCGAACGACTCCACGCCACCAACAACTTCCCCGAGTTCACCGGGAAGCTGTGCCCCGCACCCTGCGAAGCCGCCTGCGTCCTCGGCATCAACCAACCCGCCGTCACCATCAAGCAGGTCGAGGCCTCCATCATCGAACGCGCCTGGAACGAAGGCGTCGTCCGACCACACCCCCCGGAGGAGCGCACCGGCAAGCGCGTCGCCGTCGTCGGATCCGGCCCCGCCGGCCTCGCCGCGGCCCAACAACTCACCCGCGCCGGACACACGGTCACCGTCTACGAACGCGCCGACCGGCCCGGGGGGCTGCTGCGCTACGGCATCCCCGAGTTCAAGATGGAGAAGCGCCACCTCGACCGACGCCTCGAACAGATGCGCGCGGAGGGCACGGAGTTCCGCACCGGAGTGGACGTCGGAAACGACCTCACCGTGCGCGAACTACGCGCCGAACACGACGCCGTGCTCCTCGCCGGCGGAGCCACCCTCTGGCGTGACCTCCCCGTCCCCGGACGGGAACTCCACGGCGTCCACCAGGCCATGGAGTACCTACCCCTGGCCAACAAGGTCCAGGAAGGCGACCTCGACACCCCGCCCATCACCGCGGCCGGCAAGGACGTCGTCGTCATCGGCGGAGGGGACACCGGCGCCGACTGTGTCGGCACCGCCCACCGCCAGGGCGCCCGCTCCGTCACCCAGCTCGAGATCATGCCCAAGCCACCCAGGGAACGCCCCGACGCCCAGCCCTGGCCCACCTACCCGATGCTCTACAAGGTCACCAGCGCCCACGAGGAAGGCGGCGAACGCGTCTACTCCGTCAACACCCAGGAGTTCCTCGGCGACGACCAAGGGCACGTGCGCGGACTGCGCCTCGTGGAGGTCCGACGCGGTGAGACGGGCTTCGAGGCCGTCCCCGGCACCGAACGGGACATCCCCGCGCAGTTGGTCACCCTCGCCCTGGGCTTCACCGGCCCCGAACGCGACGGTCTGCTCACCGACCTCGGCGTCGAGCTCGACGGTCGGGGCGTGGTCACCCGCGACGACGCCTACCGGACCTCCGTCGACGGCGTGTACTGCGCCGGCGACATGGGCCGGGGACAATCGCTGATCGTGTGGGCCATCGCCGAGGGACGGTCGGCCGCCGCGGCCGTCGACCGCGCCCTCAGCGGCCACACCGAACTGCCCGCACCCATCCCACCAACGGCACGCGCCCTGGTGTGA
- a CDS encoding DUF2784 domain-containing protein has translation MGYRIIGEAAMAAHFGFLCFVVLGGFLAWRWPRTVFAHAPVALYGLGIALIGWDCPLTYVENWARRNAGQGELEPTGFIDHYLTGVVYPENYYVPLQFAAGVVVVFSYAGAVWWRRRHARATHAEFAANRRNVNL, from the coding sequence GTGGGGTACCGAATCATCGGCGAGGCGGCGATGGCGGCGCACTTCGGCTTCCTGTGCTTCGTCGTACTCGGCGGGTTCCTCGCCTGGCGCTGGCCCCGCACGGTGTTCGCGCACGCTCCCGTGGCCCTCTACGGCCTGGGGATCGCCCTCATCGGCTGGGACTGCCCCCTCACCTACGTGGAGAACTGGGCACGCCGCAACGCGGGACAGGGCGAACTCGAACCCACCGGGTTCATCGACCACTACCTCACCGGTGTCGTCTACCCCGAGAACTACTACGTCCCCCTCCAGTTCGCCGCGGGCGTCGTGGTCGTGTTCTCCTACGCGGGCGCCGTCTGGTGGCGCCGGCGACACGCGCGCGCGACGCACGCCGAATTCGCGGCGAATCGTCGTAATGTCAACCTATGA